The following are encoded together in the Vigna angularis cultivar LongXiaoDou No.4 chromosome 9, ASM1680809v1, whole genome shotgun sequence genome:
- the LOC108320597 gene encoding uncharacterized protein LOC108320597 has protein sequence MEFLKMKKFRKSPKADGEKNLSDKAVAEPEEPKLNADGPDQSKSGNADSAGEAEDDDDFITNEVKRRLKELRRNSFMVLIPEEDSCPEEGEDEEEEGETSSNEWRDVEAEGQQWWRGFDAVFEKYCERMLLFDRMSTQQLREAGKGSQHTSTPSPRSASKKLASPLRCLSLKKFEEPDDETEHLQQPENDPYQDIETAYVGQICLTWEALHCQYSHMSQKISWQHDNPTCYNHSAQEFQQFQVLLQRFIENEPFEHGRRAEIYARTRNKLPKLLQVPNIRGSDHELTDDSEIRVLAPDLIRIIESSILTFHLFLKRDKKKSSGTTNLFGNHNQLATPLHQIQSTLEKKVVKLKELRRKKKGWKKNCWPLKHEDIQLLLGLVDVKMVSRVLRMTRMSREQLFWCEEKMKKLDLSSGRLERDPCPILFPC, from the exons ATGGAGTTTCTGAAAATGAAGAAGTTCAGAAAATCTCCGAAAGCGGATGGTGAAAAGAATTTGTCAGACAAGGCAGTGGCTGAGCCCGAGGAACCGAAGCTCAACGCTGACGGTCCTGATCAGTCTAAATCGGGAAATGCGGATTCTGCTGGTGAAGCCGAGGATGACGATGATTTTATTACAAATGAGGTTAAGAGAAGGTTGAAAGAATTGAGAAGAAACAGTTTTATGGTGTTGATTCCTGAAGAAGATTCCTGCCCGGAGGAAGGGGAggatgaagaggaagagggagagACAAGCTCAAATGAATGGAGGGATGTGGAGGCAGAAGGTCAGCAATGGTGGCGTGGTTTCGATGCTGTATTTGAAAAATACTGTGAAAGAATGCTATTATTTGATCGGATGAGCACTCAACAACTTAGAGAAGCTGGCAAAG GTTCACAGCATACTTCAACTCCATCTCCAAGATCTGCATCAAAAAAGTTGGCTTCTCCCCTTCGTTGTCTTTCcttgaaaaaatttgaagaacCTGATGATGAGACTGAACATCTTCAACAGCCGGAGAATGATCCCTACCAGGATATTGAAACAGCATATGTAGGTCAAATTTGCTTGACTTGGGAGGCACTTCATTGTCAGTATTCTCATATGAGTCAGAAGATATCTTGGCAACATGATAATCCTACCTGTTACAACCACAGTGCACAAGAGTTTCAACAGTTCCAAGTTTTATTACAAAGGTTTATAGAAAATGAACCTTTTGAGCATGGCCGTAGAGCTGAAATATATGCTCGCACTAGGAACAAACTGCCTAAACTGCTTCAAGTTCCTAATATACGAG GCTCAGATCATGAATTAACTGATGATTCGGAGATAAGAGTTCTTGCTCCTGATCTGATCAGGATAATTGAAAGCTCTATCCTTACATTCCATCTTTTCCTGAAAAGGGACAAGAAAAAGTCTAGTGGTACAACCAACCTGTTTGGAAATCACAACCAGCTAGCAACTCCTCTACACCAGATTCAGTCAACTCTTGAAAAG AAAGTAGTGAAGCTGAAGGAactgagaagaaagaaaaaaggttgGAAGAAGAATTGTTGGCCACTAAAGCATGAGGACATTCAGCTTTTGCTTGGGCTTGTTGACGTGAAGATGGTATCAAGGGTTCTGAGAATGACGAGGATGAGCAGGGAACAACTGTTTTGGTgtgaagaaaagatgaaaaaactGGATTTATCAAGTGGTAGGTTAGAGAGGGATCCATGCCCCATCTTGTTCCCTTGCTAG
- the LOC108320598 gene encoding reticulon-like protein B22, producing the protein MGRKEKKRVEKKEKEKEKKKEKKIMDERRRGGEGAGKAMIALVIGTLVYYHCAYRNSTLLSLLSDVFIVLLCSLAILGLLFRQMNIQVPVDPLEWQISEDTANAVVAWLANTVGAAESVLRVAATGHDKRLFLKVTLSLYLFSAIGRFALGVTVAYAGLCFFCLYTLAESSQSIRSAVAWFFGRTNDISEEQDTIM; encoded by the exons atgggaagaaaagaaaagaagcgggttgaaaagaaagagaaagagaaagagaaaaagaaagaaaagaaaattatggaTGAAAGAAGGAGGGGCGGAGAAGGAGCAGGGAAGGCGATGATAGCGTTGGTGATAGGGACGCTTGTTTACTATCACTGCGCTTATCGGAATTCgactcttctctctcttctctccgACGTCTTCATCGTTCTTCTCTGCTCCCTCGCCATTCTCGGTCTTCTCTTTCGCCAGATGAACATACA GGTTCCCGTCGATCCCCTCGAGTGGCAGATTTCCGAGGACACTGCCAATGCGGTTGTCGCATGGTTAGCCAACACTGTCGGCGCCGCCGAGTCTGTCCTCCGCGTTGCCGCCACCGGCCACGACAAGAGGCTCTTTCTTAAGGTCACCCTTTCCCTGTATCTCTTCTCTGCAATTGGAAGATTCGCTCTTGGTGTCACCGTTGCCTATGCCG GGCTATGCTTCTTCTGTCTTTACACATTAGCAGAGTCCTCTCAATCAATTCGCTCCGCCGTGGCCTGGTTCTTCGGAAGAACTAATGACATCAGCGAAGAGCAAGACACGATCATGTAA